One Hevea brasiliensis isolate MT/VB/25A 57/8 chromosome 5, ASM3005281v1, whole genome shotgun sequence genomic region harbors:
- the LOC110661899 gene encoding inositol-tetrakisphosphate 1-kinase 1 isoform X1 produces MSTQAKQHRIGYALAPKKVQSFIQPSLISLASRHSIDLVAIDPSKSLIEQGPFDCVIHKLYGSDWKLQLERFSLENPNVPIVDSPDSIERLHNRISMLEVVGRLKISKRSQVLEVPKQVVVLDSGNLKGNIVVGELGFPLLAKPLVADGSAKSHKMYQIFDSEGLKRLDTPIILQDFVNHGGVIFKVYVAGDYVQCVKRKSLPDISQEKLATLKGSLSFSQISNLTVAVKNECFGDAVDLEKVEMPPLGFLEEIARAMRQETRLNLFNFDVMRDAKDGNRYLVIDINYFPGYAKMPNYESVLTDFFLDLVHDKKSRDMLAGNIDDGEQ; encoded by the coding sequence ATGTCAACCCAGGCGAAACAGCACCGCATAGGCTACGCACTGGCGCCCAAGAAAGTGCAGAGCTTTATCCAGCCATCCCTCATTAGCCTCGCGAGTCGCCATAGCATCGATCTGGTCGCTATCGATCCTTCGAAATCCCTAATTGAACAAGGGCCATTCGACTGTGTCATCCACAAGCTGTATGGTTCAGATTGGAAGCTGCAACTGGAGCGTTTCTCTTTGGAAAACCCTAATGTTCCCATTGTTGATTCTCCTGATTCCATCGAGAGGCTGCACAACCGGATTTCTATGCTCGAAGTAGTCGGTCGGTTAAAGATTTCCAAGAGAAGCCAAGTCTTGGAGGTACCTAAACAGGTAGTCGTTTTGGACTCGGGGAATTTGAAGGGAAATATTGTAGTTGGGGAGCTAGGGTTTCCTTTACTAGCGAAACCTTTGGTGGCTGATGGGAGTGCAAAATCGCACAAAATGTATCAAATTTTTGACAGTGAAGGGTTGAAGAGGCTAGATACGCCTATTATCTTGCAGGACTTTGTAAATCATGGTGGGGTGATTTTCAAAGTTTATGTTGCTGGTGACTACGTGCAATGTGTAAAGAGGAAGTCGCTTCCTGATATATCGCAGGAGAAATTAGCTACATTGAAGGGttctttatcattttctcaaatatcGAATTTGACTGTGGCGGTGAAGAATGAGTGCTTTGGTGATGCAGTCGATCTCGAGAAAGTGGAAATGCCGCCATTGGGATTTTTGGAGGAGATAGCCAGGGCGATGAGGCAGGAAACCAGGCTTAATTTGTTCAACTTTGATGTGATGAGGGATGCTAAAGATGGCAATAGGTATCTTGTCATTGATATAAACTATTTTCCTGGTTATGCCAAGATGCCAAATTATGAGTCTGTTTTGACAGATTTTTTCTTGGATCTTGTCCACGACAAAAAGAGTAGAGATATGCTTGCTGGAAACATAGACGATGGGGAGCAGTAA
- the LOC110661899 gene encoding inositol-tetrakisphosphate 1-kinase 1 isoform X2 encodes MSTQAKQHRIGYALAPKKVQSFIQPSLISLASRHSIDLVAIDPSKSLIEQGPFDCVIHKLYGSDWKLQLERFSLENPNVPIVDSPDSIERLHNRISMLEVVGRLKISKRSQVLEVPKQVVVLDSGNLKGNIVVGELGFPLLAKPLVADGSAKSHKMYQIFDSEGLKRLDTPIILQDFVNHGGVIFKVYVAGDYVQCVKRKSLPDISQEKLATLKGSLSFSQISNLTVAVKNECFGDAVDLEKVEMPPLGFLEEIARAMRQETRLNLFNFDVMRDAKDGNRFFLGSCPRQKE; translated from the exons ATGTCAACCCAGGCGAAACAGCACCGCATAGGCTACGCACTGGCGCCCAAGAAAGTGCAGAGCTTTATCCAGCCATCCCTCATTAGCCTCGCGAGTCGCCATAGCATCGATCTGGTCGCTATCGATCCTTCGAAATCCCTAATTGAACAAGGGCCATTCGACTGTGTCATCCACAAGCTGTATGGTTCAGATTGGAAGCTGCAACTGGAGCGTTTCTCTTTGGAAAACCCTAATGTTCCCATTGTTGATTCTCCTGATTCCATCGAGAGGCTGCACAACCGGATTTCTATGCTCGAAGTAGTCGGTCGGTTAAAGATTTCCAAGAGAAGCCAAGTCTTGGAGGTACCTAAACAGGTAGTCGTTTTGGACTCGGGGAATTTGAAGGGAAATATTGTAGTTGGGGAGCTAGGGTTTCCTTTACTAGCGAAACCTTTGGTGGCTGATGGGAGTGCAAAATCGCACAAAATGTATCAAATTTTTGACAGTGAAGGGTTGAAGAGGCTAGATACGCCTATTATCTTGCAGGACTTTGTAAATCATGGTGGGGTGATTTTCAAAGTTTATGTTGCTGGTGACTACGTGCAATGTGTAAAGAGGAAGTCGCTTCCTGATATATCGCAGGAGAAATTAGCTACATTGAAGGGttctttatcattttctcaaatatcGAATTTGACTGTGGCGGTGAAGAATGAGTGCTTTGGTGATGCAGTCGATCTCGAGAAAGTGGAAATGCCGCCATTGGGATTTTTGGAGGAGATAGCCAGGGCGATGAGGCAGGAAACCAGGCTTAATTTGTTCAACTTTGATGTGATGAGGGATGCTAAAGATGGCAATAG ATTTTTTCTTGGATCTTGTCCACGACAAAAAGAGTAG